The DNA segment GTAGCGGCACCCGGTGGGCCCCTGCACCGCGAGACGGCCGAGGGTGCCGTCCGGGACGGGCTTCCCCTCCGGGTCGATGACGCGCGCCCGGTATCCCGGGACGACGCGGCCGGTGGAGCCGGGGCGGATCTCCTCTTCGGGGGAGGCGATGAAGATGTGCAGCATCTCGGTGGAGCCGATCCCGTCGATGATGCGGATCCCGGTCGCCTCGCGCCACGCCTCGAAGGTGGGGCGGGGAAGCGTCTCCCCCGCGGACACGCACTTCCGCAGCGACGACAGGTCGAACCGCTTCGCGTCCCCGGCCATGGCCCGGTACGCCGTGGGCGCGGTGAAGCAGATGGTCGCGCGGAAGTCCTGGATCCCCTGCAGCAGGTTGGGGGGCGTGGGCTGCTCCAGGAGGAGCGTGGCCGCGCCGGCGCGCAGGGGGAAGAGGAGGAGCCCGCCGAGCCCGAAGGTGAAGGCCAGCGGCGGGGACCCGCAGAACACGTCGTCCTCGGAGGGGCGGAGCACGTGCCGCGAGAAGGTGTCGCAGCAGGCCAGCACGTCCCGGTGAAAGTGCATCGCCCCCTTCGGCTGGCCGGTGGTGCCGGAGGTGAAGGCGATCATCGCCACGTCGTCCGCGGCGGTGTCCACGTTCGCGAAGTCGGCGGGCCTGCCGCGCATCATCGCCTCGAGCGAGCCCTCCGCGTCCGGGGCGTTGAAGGCGACGATCCGCTCCAGCACCGGGCTGGAGGCGGCCGCCGCCTCGATCTCCTCCGTGAGCCGCGCGTCGGTCAGCGCCAGCCGCACCTGCGCCTTCTCGACCACGTACGACAGCTCGCGCGCGCGCAGCAGCGGCATGGTGGCGACGCAGATCCCGCCGGCCTTGAGCACGG comes from the Longimicrobiaceae bacterium genome and includes:
- a CDS encoding benzoate-CoA ligase family protein, with product MPETTAQANPVPSAHQDTFARDHLPPRELWPELDLSALPELAYPARLNCAAELLDRMVEAGRGSRVAVLAPGVRWTYRELLETANRIAHVLRDDLGVVPGNRVLLRGPNNPMMAACWLAVLKAGGICVATMPLLRARELSYVVEKAQVRLALTDARLTEEIEAAAASSPVLERIVAFNAPDAEGSLEAMMRGRPADFANVDTAADDVAMIAFTSGTTGQPKGAMHFHRDVLACCDTFSRHVLRPSEDDVFCGSPPLAFTFGLGGLLLFPLRAGAATLLLEQPTPPNLLQGIQDFRATICFTAPTAYRAMAGDAKRFDLSSLRKCVSAGETLPRPTFEAWREATGIRIIDGIGSTEMLHIFIASPEEEIRPGSTGRVVPGYRARVIDPEGKPVPDGTLGRLAVQGPTGCRYLDDPERQRGYVQDGWNLTGDTYVRDADGYFWYQARNDDMIISAGYNIAGPEVEGALLDHPAVAECGVVGVPDAERGHVVKAFVVLREGHAAGPEMAKELQDFVKREIAPYKYPRQMEFVDALPRTQTGKLQRFRLRELGA